AACTTTTATGGTGCTCACGATGGGAATTGAACCCATGGCCTCTTCCTTACCAAGGAAGTGCTCTACCCCTGAGCCACGAGAGCATTAAGCAAAAACTGCATAATTTTATAAATAAAAAACCTAAAATATTAAATTGAATTAGATAGTAAGCTATATAGAAATCTATATAATATAGTATATAAATTTTTACACTAGAAGTTAATTAATGAAAATTGTACTTCAGCTTCCAGAGTTTCTATAACAGTATGGAGCGGGTGAAGGGATTCGAACCCTCGACAGCCTGCTTGGAAGGCAGGAACTCTAGCCACTGAGTTACACCCGCATTAGTTATAGAAAAGTGGTGGTGAGAAGAGGAGTCGAACCTCTGAACCCATAGGGAGCAGATTTACAGTCTGCCGTCGTTGGCCACTTGACTATCTCACCATCAAAAAATCTGGTCTAACACTGTTTCTAATATTTCTATTTCAATGGTGCTGCCACGAGGATTTGAACCCCGGGCCTGCTGATTACAAATCAGCTGCTCTAGCCAACTGAGCTATGGCAGCAACGAAATTGAGCCAGAATTATAGTCGAAAATATTTTCAATGTCAAGAGTTTTTTTATAAAATTTTGTAAAAATTTACTCTTTAGGTAATTTAGTCCTAAAAGTATTAATTAAATCAGCTTTTTTTCTTTAAACTAAGTACTATATTAGTAAGATTTTAAAAAGCAAAAAAGGCATAAATATATGTTAAAAATTTTATTTTCTCCCTCTGAAGGTAAAAATAACGGCGGCGATAAAGAAAAAAGTAAACTTTTAGGTGCAACCGATGCAAGAGATGAAATATTAAAGACCTATAACAATATAGTAAACTCTAAAAAAGAAGATGATATAAAGAAGTTATTTGGCTTTAAAAAATTTTCCGATTGTAAACCATACATAGTAGATATATTTAATTCACCCTTTATGGATGCCATTGAGCGTTACCAAGGTGTAGCCTATGATTATTTAGAGTATCAAAACCTAAATGAAGATGCAAAAAACTATATTAAGCAAAACACTATTATATTTTCAAATCTTTACGGTCCTATCTATGCAGGCGATAAAATTCCAAACTATAAAGTAAAACAAGGTAATAATATTGGAGATATAGTACCAGATAAATTTTATAAAGACAGGTTTTCGTACCAGCTTGATCTTCTTCTTGCAAACGACGACATACTGGATCTGCGTGCAGGTTATTACGATAAATTTTATAAACCTAACAAATCATATACGACTCTGAAGTTTTTAAAAGGCGGTAAAGTTGTAAGCCATTGGGCAAAAGCCTATAGAGGATTAGTATTAAAAGCTATAGCAAATGCAAATACACAAAATATAGAAGATTTTAAAAAACTGGAGATTGAGGGTTTAAGCATCCATGAGATTAAGACTATTAAAAACAAAACTGAGATAGTGTACAATATCACAGACTAAAATATAAAGGTTTTATATATGAGTATTGTTAAAGTATTTTTAGCGGTTTTGGCAAGCCTTTTAATAAGCGGTTGTGCTCAAAAAGTTCAGATTAGAGCTTTAGCTCCTGCACAAGTCGGAGAGATGGCAAACAACAAAACGATAGCTGTTAGTAAATTTAGAACAGATAAAGTAGGACTCTCTGGAAAAATAGAGTCTAAAATAGCAGCTCATAAATTAGACGGAAAAAAATACTTTGAATTAGTAAGCAGAAGAGATATGGATAAGGTTTTAAAAGAACAAAAACTCCAATCATCTGAGCTTATGGATGAAAAAACAACTACAAGAGTCGGGAAAATAGTAGGCGCACAAGCAATAATAAACGGTGAAGTTACAACGGCTTCCGGAAAAAGCGGCTCATACAAAGAGAGAAGAAAACGTTGTATAAAATACTCTAAAGAAAAAAAACAATGTGCAAGGTATGAATATTATATAGTAAGATGTAATACCACTGAAGCTACGGTTGCTGCAAATATAAATATTGTAGGGATTGAAAGTAGTTCTGTAATATACGGAGACTCGTTTAGAAAAAGTTATCAGGCAGATTCATGTAGGACTTTTAGGCGAGTATTAAGTTCAAATGAAGCAATAGAGATATTAGCTTCTGATATAGCTAGCGAGTTTGTATATAAACTCACCCCTAAATACATATACTTTAAAGTTGAGCTTTTAGACGATATCGACTTGGATGCAACGTCAAAACAGGAAGATAAATTAGAAAATGCTCTAAAATATATAGAAGCCAACAGAATGGATAAGGCTGAACAGATACTGAGTTCGCTTCTTGACGAGTTTGACGGCAGAAGTTACGTAATAGCATATGACCTTGGTGTAGTTAAAGAAGCAATGGGTAAATTTGATGAAGCAAAGACCATGTACTATCTTGCAGATGAGATAGTAACCAAACCTATTGAAGAATTAAATGCGGCTCTTATAAGAATTGATGATTTAATCTCTAAAAGAGATGAAGCTACAAGGCAGATAGATGCAAAATAGAACAAGTCTTTTTTTATCTATACTATTAGGTTTTAATTTATTTTTTAGCGGTTGCGGTTCTTCAAAACCACAAGTGCCAAAAAAAGTTGATACTCCAAAATGGGTAAAGATTCAGCCAAACGATACTTCTGCTTTTACCTATGGAATCGGAATCGATAAAACAAGAGAAGACGCGCTAAAGAGTGCTTTGAATGATGTGATTTCAAAACTGGGAATAAAAGTAGAATCAAGTTTTACAAATAAACAGATAGTTGACGGTTATTATTCAAAAAGTATAAGTACAAGCGACATAAAAACAGATGTGGCAAAAATAAGAATTACAAACTACAAAATAGAGAAATCACATAGAATTTCATATAGGGAATATGCTGTTTTGGTAAAAGTAGATAATAAAAAATTTTTCAACACTCTAAAACAAGATATAGACCAAATAAAAAAAGATATAGAAACAAAGCTGGAAGAATCGGCAGACTCGGATGCTATCACTAGATACAATATAAAGAAAAAGATGAGTAAAGAGTGTGAAAGGTTGTTATCAAATTCCCTTGTAGCTTATGAGCTAAATAAAAGTTTCAACAAAAACAAATACTTTAATTTTGTATCTGACGTTAAGGAGAGTTATTACTCAGAAGCCAACTCTTTAAGGTTCTTTATAAGTGCTGACAAAAATTCAAAAGATTTTGCCCAAGTCATTAAAAGACAACTTATAGATAACGGCTTTAGTGTTACAAACAATAAAAATCTAAAAGCCGTGATAATTAAACTTAACACAACCGACAATATAGCATCTGCACAAAAAATCGTAACTATAAAACTAAATATTAAAGTAACCGATGAACAAAAAAATGTAGGCAGTAATACTCTTGTTTTAAAAGAAAGACTAAAAAAATCAAAATCAAGTATATATAACACCGCAGCTATCCACTTTAATCAAGATGTTGCACAAGAAGGGATAGAAAATATTTTGGGTATAGGTATAAATAAGTGAAAGATTCACAAGAATATAAAAATAAAAAAAAGTTTTTCGATAGTGTTATAACACTTTATGGAAGAAACGTAGTAGTAGAAGTTTTAGAAGATATGAATGTTGAGATTCATAGACTTCATATGTCTGAATCAAATCAAATTGACGGGGCGATTAAAAAGATAAATGCACTAGCAAAAACAAGAGGCATAGAGATACTTATACATGATAAAAAATCACTCTCACGCATCTCTAAAAACTCAAAACAAGATCAGGGTGTCGCAATAGATATCGTTACAAAGACATATAAAAGTGCCGACGATATCAAAGATATGAAAAACTATAAACTTATAGCACTTGACGGTATCCAAAACCCGCAAAATCTTGGGATGATTATACGCTCATGTGCAGCTGGTTTCATAGACGGGATAATACTTCCTAAAAAATCTAGTGCAAAGATATCACCGCTTGTTATGAAAGCTAGTGCAGGTACACTTTTTAAACTGCCTATATACTACTGTAACTCTTTAGAAGATGTATTTGATGGACTTGATGCAGATATATATACACTAAGCTCACATGCACAAAACAGCATCTATGATATAAAGCTTAGTAAAAAAAGTATATTTGTTTTAGGAAACGAGAGCGAGGGTGTAAGCAAGAAAGTAAACGAACTTTGTACGAAAAGCATCTCGATACCTATGCAAAGAGGTGTAGAGTCACTAAACGTAGCAGTTACTGCTTCACTTATAGCTTTTATAAAATTTTAGTGTAGATTTACTCTACACTAAAATTTTGTGATTTTAATATTTTAAACTCTGAAATTTCTTTATCACCTTCAAGATTTAGCTTTTTAAGTGCTTTTGGATTAACGACATAAAAACCTAAAATAACCTCTATTTTATCTCCGCTTTTTAAATTTTCTTCAAAATCAATTACACGTTTTTCTTTTGCTTTAATCATAGTGTCTTTTACAACCTCGGTAGCCAACCAAGGCATAGTAGGTTTAGAATCGGTTCCTATAATTTTTACGAAAGTATGTGTTTTAAGTTCAATCTTTTTAGAGTCTCTAAAAATATTTGTTTTTAATTTCACGACACGTAATGGATGGGTAAGCAAATTGTGAGGAGCTTTGTTTTCTACGGTAATTTTAAACCCTTTAGAATTTTTAACAAAGTCTATATCTACATATTTTGCCAACATTTTAGAATTTTTTCTAGCTCCTGAGAAACCGTGAAAACTATGTTTTTGGCTAATTCTAACCGTTGTAGCACTACCTTCGATTTTAGGCATATGACAAGTTATACAGTTTTCCTTTTCATTCTTTGCGCCGTCTTCTTCAATTCTACATACGTCAAACTGGTTTGAGTTTTGTTTGTGCGAATGACAACCCATACAAACGTTTCCTGTATAAAAATCTTTATTTGTATAGTCTATATCGTGATAAGCCGAACCGACGGTTGTTTTATTTCCCCACCATGATGTAGTAGTTTTATATACCACTTTTTCTTTTTCACGACCCGCTTCAGCCGAATAAAAAGATTTTTTCTCACCGTTGTAATTATTTATATTGCTTTTTGAATCTTTTGTAATACTTTTGATAGTATGACAGGTTAAACAAGTGATGCCCTGTGTTTGTTCCTCTTTTGTTTTAGCATTTGGAGTATGACATTTTGAACACTTATAGTCACCTTTTGCTTTAGCAGGATGTAAATCCCAAACAGCCTTATGTATTTTGTCATTATATATAGACGAGTGTTTATGCATCGACTCCTCAAACTCTTTGGTAATTGTCGGATGACACTTTTTACATGAAGCCGTATCGGCATCTTTGTGAACATTGGCAAGCATTAAACTCATGATCGCCATCAAATATAAAAGTATTTTCATTCTTATAAGCCTTTCTTTTATTAATTATAAAACAGGATTATAGCAAATATCTCTATCTCTTATTTGATTTATATCAATCTTATTTAATTTTCTATATTTTTACTAAAATTTTATCAAGGATTGAAGTCGTAAGCATTCTTTTAAAGCTACCCAAAAGATGTGTAGCCAAAGTATTGTAGTATCTAGGGTTCGGTTTTTTAGCTTCAAGAACGTGGAGTATATTTTTTATAACTACGTCGCTTTGTTTCGTAAACATATCATCGTCTTTACTCTCTTTTCTCTGTAGAAGTTCTGCTTCGTATTCATCACTCCAAAGACTCTTTTGCATATCTACATTTTTTTTAAACATCTTGGTAGCATTTTTTCTAAAATCGCTTTTTATGGGACCCGTATTTATAGTGCTGACATATATATCCGTATCTGCAAGTTCCAGCCTTAGAGTATCGCAAAGCCCTTCTATGGCATACTTGGATGCATTGTAAGCTCCGCGAAAACGAAGCGAGATGATGCCAAGTACGGAAGAGTGTTGCATTATTCGTCCATAACCCTGTTTACGCATGATTTTTAAAGTTTGATATGTCAACTCGTGCAGCCCAAAAATATTTGTCTCAAACTGCTCTTTTAAAACAGAAGTTGTAATATCTTCCAAAGCTCCCGGTTGACCGTATCCTGCATTGTTAAACAGTGCATAAAGTGAGCCGTCTTTTTTTAAAATATCTTCTAAAACATTTTGTATCTGCAAAGCATCTCTTACATCTAAAAGATATGTTTCAAGCCCTTCTTTTCTTAACCTCTCTACATCTTCTTGTTCTCTTGCACTTGCATAAACTTTGTATCCGTTATTGTGTAGATAGTGAGCGGTATCATAACCGATGCCCGAAGAACAACCTGTGATTAGAATATTTTTCATTTAAGAGGTCATTATCTCGTATGGGCGTTTTATCTCACGAATAACCTCATCGACACTCATATGACGGCTTTTTCTCAAAAACTCTTTTCCGTCTAAAAATATAAGTACGGTCGGGATGCTGTAAACACCAAAATGCGGAGCTATATCTTCTTCAACACTTATATCTACACTCTCTACTTTAAAATCGCTAAAATTTGCATCTAAAGCTTCTAATAATTTTGGTTTTAGTGCATGGCACACATTACACGTAGGAGCTGAAAAGTACACCAT
The genomic region above belongs to Sulfurimonas lithotrophica and contains:
- a CDS encoding LPP20 family lipoprotein codes for the protein MQNRTSLFLSILLGFNLFFSGCGSSKPQVPKKVDTPKWVKIQPNDTSAFTYGIGIDKTREDALKSALNDVISKLGIKVESSFTNKQIVDGYYSKSISTSDIKTDVAKIRITNYKIEKSHRISYREYAVLVKVDNKKFFNTLKQDIDQIKKDIETKLEESADSDAITRYNIKKKMSKECERLLSNSLVAYELNKSFNKNKYFNFVSDVKESYYSEANSLRFFISADKNSKDFAQVIKRQLIDNGFSVTNNKNLKAVIIKLNTTDNIASAQKIVTIKLNIKVTDEQKNVGSNTLVLKERLKKSKSSIYNTAAIHFNQDVAQEGIENILGIGINK
- a CDS encoding multiheme c-type cytochrome, with amino-acid sequence MKILLYLMAIMSLMLANVHKDADTASCKKCHPTITKEFEESMHKHSSIYNDKIHKAVWDLHPAKAKGDYKCSKCHTPNAKTKEEQTQGITCLTCHTIKSITKDSKSNINNYNGEKKSFYSAEAGREKEKVVYKTTTSWWGNKTTVGSAYHDIDYTNKDFYTGNVCMGCHSHKQNSNQFDVCRIEEDGAKNEKENCITCHMPKIEGSATTVRISQKHSFHGFSGARKNSKMLAKYVDIDFVKNSKGFKITVENKAPHNLLTHPLRVVKLKTNIFRDSKKIELKTHTFVKIIGTDSKPTMPWLATEVVKDTMIKAKEKRVIDFEENLKSGDKIEVILGFYVVNPKALKKLNLEGDKEISEFKILKSQNFSVE
- a CDS encoding CsgG/HfaB family protein; translated protein: MSIVKVFLAVLASLLISGCAQKVQIRALAPAQVGEMANNKTIAVSKFRTDKVGLSGKIESKIAAHKLDGKKYFELVSRRDMDKVLKEQKLQSSELMDEKTTTRVGKIVGAQAIINGEVTTASGKSGSYKERRKRCIKYSKEKKQCARYEYYIVRCNTTEATVAANINIVGIESSSVIYGDSFRKSYQADSCRTFRRVLSSNEAIEILASDIASEFVYKLTPKYIYFKVELLDDIDLDATSKQEDKLENALKYIEANRMDKAEQILSSLLDEFDGRSYVIAYDLGVVKEAMGKFDEAKTMYYLADEIVTKPIEELNAALIRIDDLISKRDEATRQIDAK
- a CDS encoding TrmH family RNA methyltransferase, which encodes MKDSQEYKNKKKFFDSVITLYGRNVVVEVLEDMNVEIHRLHMSESNQIDGAIKKINALAKTRGIEILIHDKKSLSRISKNSKQDQGVAIDIVTKTYKSADDIKDMKNYKLIALDGIQNPQNLGMIIRSCAAGFIDGIILPKKSSAKISPLVMKASAGTLFKLPIYYCNSLEDVFDGLDADIYTLSSHAQNSIYDIKLSKKSIFVLGNESEGVSKKVNELCTKSISIPMQRGVESLNVAVTASLIAFIKF
- a CDS encoding SDR family NAD(P)-dependent oxidoreductase — encoded protein: MKNILITGCSSGIGYDTAHYLHNNGYKVYASAREQEDVERLRKEGLETYLLDVRDALQIQNVLEDILKKDGSLYALFNNAGYGQPGALEDITTSVLKEQFETNIFGLHELTYQTLKIMRKQGYGRIMQHSSVLGIISLRFRGAYNASKYAIEGLCDTLRLELADTDIYVSTINTGPIKSDFRKNATKMFKKNVDMQKSLWSDEYEAELLQRKESKDDDMFTKQSDVVIKNILHVLEAKKPNPRYYNTLATHLLGSFKRMLTTSILDKILVKI
- a CDS encoding YaaA family protein encodes the protein MLKILFSPSEGKNNGGDKEKSKLLGATDARDEILKTYNNIVNSKKEDDIKKLFGFKKFSDCKPYIVDIFNSPFMDAIERYQGVAYDYLEYQNLNEDAKNYIKQNTIIFSNLYGPIYAGDKIPNYKVKQGNNIGDIVPDKFYKDRFSYQLDLLLANDDILDLRAGYYDKFYKPNKSYTTLKFLKGGKVVSHWAKAYRGLVLKAIANANTQNIEDFKKLEIEGLSIHEIKTIKNKTEIVYNITD
- a CDS encoding thioredoxin family protein; translated protein: MQTIENIQKTIQENLAVMVYFSAPTCNVCHALKPKLLEALDANFSDFKVESVDISVEEDIAPHFGVYSIPTVLIFLDGKEFLRKSRHMSVDEVIREIKRPYEIMTS